The Campylobacter sp. MIT 12-8780 genome has a window encoding:
- a CDS encoding 2-oxoglutarate ferredoxin oxidoreductase subunit beta — protein MAFDYDEYLRVDKMPTQWCWGCGDGVVLKCIIRAVQKIGWKMDDVCLVSGIGCSGRMSSYVNCNTVHTTHGRAIAYATGIKLANPNKKVIVVSGDGDTLAIGGNHTIHGCRRNIDLTHILINNFIYGLTNSQTSPTTPLGFYTVTAQKGNIDPNFDACKLTIAAGASFVARGNVIEAAKLENLIYKALAHNGYSFVDVFSNCHINLGRKNKMGEAVQMLDWIKGRVVDKDKFEKMDYEQRVDKFPTGILHQDESKAEYCHAYEEVRRAMKEKRMVDLGALK, from the coding sequence ATGGCTTTTGATTATGATGAATATTTACGCGTAGATAAAATGCCTACGCAGTGGTGCTGGGGCTGTGGAGATGGAGTAGTTTTAAAATGTATCATTAGAGCAGTGCAAAAGATAGGCTGGAAGATGGATGATGTGTGCCTTGTTTCAGGCATTGGCTGTTCTGGGCGTATGAGTTCTTATGTGAATTGCAATACCGTTCATACAACGCATGGCAGGGCTATTGCTTATGCTACAGGTATAAAGCTAGCAAATCCAAACAAAAAAGTCATAGTCGTAAGCGGAGACGGCGATACCTTGGCAATTGGCGGCAATCATACCATACATGGTTGCAGACGTAATATAGACTTAACGCATATTTTGATTAATAACTTCATTTATGGGCTTACAAATTCGCAAACCTCGCCTACAACTCCACTTGGCTTTTACACCGTTACAGCTCAAAAGGGCAATATCGATCCAAATTTTGATGCATGTAAGCTGACTATCGCAGCTGGTGCAAGCTTTGTTGCAAGGGGCAATGTTATCGAAGCAGCTAAACTTGAAAATCTTATCTATAAAGCCTTAGCTCATAATGGCTATAGCTTTGTTGATGTTTTTTCAAACTGCCATATTAACTTAGGGCGCAAAAACAAGATGGGTGAGGCTGTGCAAATGCTTGATTGGATCAAGGGCAGGGTTGTGGATAAGGATAAATTTGAAAAGATGGATTATGAACAAAGGGTGGATAAATTCCCTACAGGCATACTTCATCAAGATGAAAGTAAGGCAGAGTATTGTCATGCGTATGAAGAAGTGCGTAGGGCGATGAAAGAAAAAAGAATGGTTGATTTAGGAGCGTTAAAATGA
- a CDS encoding 2-oxoacid:acceptor oxidoreductase family protein, translating to MRHQLRFGGEGGQGVITAGEILADAAIKSGRFAFKISTYTSQVRGGPTKVDIVIDDKDILFPYATEGEIEFMLATADKGYHGFKDGVKPGGIIVIEPNLVHAKDEDYKKWQVFEIPIITIAKDEAGNVATQSVVALAIAAFMSKCIDLELLKEIMLESVPPKTREANAKAYDLGLKYAKEAKPKKID from the coding sequence ATGAGACATCAGCTTAGATTTGGAGGCGAAGGCGGACAAGGGGTGATTACAGCTGGTGAAATTTTAGCTGATGCGGCGATTAAAAGCGGACGTTTTGCTTTTAAAATTTCAACCTACACCTCTCAAGTAAGAGGCGGTCCTACAAAGGTTGATATAGTTATTGATGATAAGGACATACTTTTTCCTTATGCAACAGAAGGCGAGATCGAGTTTATGCTCGCAACTGCTGATAAGGGCTATCATGGCTTTAAAGATGGAGTAAAACCCGGAGGTATCATCGTTATCGAGCCAAATTTGGTGCATGCAAAGGACGAGGACTATAAAAAATGGCAGGTGTTTGAAATTCCTATCATCACTATAGCTAAAGACGAAGCTGGCAATGTAGCTACCCAATCAGTTGTCGCTCTAGCAATAGCAGCTTTTATGAGTAAGTGTATAGACTTAGAACTTTTAAAAGAAATCATGCTTGAAAGCGTGCCACCAAAAACAAGAGAAGCAAACGCAAAAGCTTATGATTTAGGACTTAAATACGCTAAAGAAGCAAAGCCTAAAAAAATTGATTGA
- a CDS encoding 2-oxoglutarate synthase subunit alpha, whose translation MRELISTGNVLVAKAAIECGCRFFGGYPITPSSEIAHELSKLLPLNDGTFIQMEDEISGISVSIGASMSGTKAMTASSGPGISLKSEQIGYAFIAEIPLVIANVMRGGPSTGLPTRVAQGDLWQAKAPTHGDFASIALAPASLEESYTETIRAFNLAEKLMTPVFLLLDETVGHMNGKAKLPELNELEIIDRAKFSGDKKEYKPYAAPMNEPATLNPFFEGYRYHITGLHHGDIGFPTEDGDIVKYNIERLFGKIHSRKDEICKFEEYNLEKAELLIIAYGSTSRSVKEAIARLKDQGIEVGLFRPITLYPVHEKKIAEVVNKFKKVMVCELNMGQYLEEVQRASKRDDLIPCLRANGRPLTPSEIMVKIKENL comes from the coding sequence ATGAGAGAATTAATATCAACGGGCAATGTCCTAGTGGCAAAAGCAGCCATAGAATGCGGCTGTAGGTTTTTTGGAGGCTATCCCATCACTCCAAGTTCAGAAATCGCACACGAGCTTTCAAAGCTTTTACCTTTAAATGATGGCACTTTCATTCAAATGGAAGATGAAATTTCAGGCATTAGCGTAAGTATAGGTGCTTCAATGAGTGGAACTAAGGCTATGACAGCAAGTAGCGGTCCGGGGATTTCACTTAAAAGCGAGCAAATCGGTTATGCTTTTATCGCTGAAATTCCTTTGGTTATCGCAAATGTTATGCGAGGTGGCCCTTCAACTGGACTTCCTACGCGCGTAGCACAAGGCGATCTTTGGCAGGCAAAAGCTCCTACGCATGGGGATTTTGCAAGCATTGCTTTAGCTCCAGCAAGCTTAGAAGAATCCTACACTGAAACTATTCGTGCTTTTAATTTAGCTGAAAAGCTTATGACTCCGGTATTTTTACTTCTTGATGAAACCGTAGGACATATGAATGGCAAGGCAAAATTACCAGAGCTAAACGAACTTGAGATCATTGATAGAGCTAAATTTAGCGGAGATAAAAAAGAATATAAGCCTTATGCTGCACCTATGAATGAGCCAGCTACGCTCAATCCTTTCTTTGAGGGCTACCGCTATCACATTACTGGGCTTCATCACGGAGATATAGGCTTTCCAACAGAAGATGGCGATATAGTCAAATACAATATCGAGCGTTTATTTGGCAAAATTCACAGCCGCAAAGATGAAATTTGCAAATTTGAAGAATACAACCTAGAAAAAGCCGAGCTTTTAATCATCGCTTATGGAAGCACAAGCAGATCGGTCAAAGAAGCTATCGCAAGGCTTAAAGATCAAGGTATAGAAGTAGGGCTTTTCCGTCCTATCACACTCTATCCAGTGCATGAAAAAAAGATCGCTGAGGTGGTAAATAAATTCAAAAAGGTAATGGTATGCGAGCTCAATATGGGGCAGTATCTTGAGGAAGTGCAAAGAGCGAGCAAAAGAGATGATCTTATCCCTTGTTTAAGAGCAAATGGGCGCCCTTTAACACCAAGTGAGATTATGGTAAAGATTAAGGAGAATTTATAA
- a CDS encoding DNA-processing protein DprA gives MIKALDELPNELLSLKNPPSKLYYRGNLALLKKPKVAIIGSRKMSVYTKECVLELASLLSKLGVCVVSGGAIGVDINAHLGAMPCTIGVFANSLDLIYPQSNAPIIKQIYEKGLALSEKEKNYSPKRYDFLLRNRLIIALCEHIIIAEADLKSGSFASANLALDLGKKLFVLPQRKDESKGTNFLLSQNKARLIYDFNDYASHFGTLIQKEQDDAFLSFCKQGVSLEEALARFGSKVYEYELEGKIDIQGVFIKVLE, from the coding sequence ATGATTAAAGCGCTTGATGAACTGCCAAATGAACTTTTAAGCCTTAAAAATCCACCTTCAAAGCTGTATTATAGAGGAAATTTAGCCTTACTTAAAAAGCCAAAAGTTGCGATTATTGGCTCAAGAAAGATGAGTGTTTATACCAAAGAATGCGTTTTAGAGCTAGCTTCTTTGCTTTCAAAACTTGGTGTTTGCGTGGTAAGTGGTGGGGCAATTGGTGTTGATATTAATGCTCATTTGGGAGCTATGCCTTGCACTATAGGCGTTTTTGCTAATTCACTTGATCTGATTTATCCTCAAAGCAATGCTCCTATCATCAAACAAATTTATGAAAAAGGCTTAGCTCTAAGTGAAAAAGAAAAAAACTATAGCCCAAAACGTTACGACTTTTTACTAAGAAATCGCCTTATCATAGCACTTTGCGAGCATATTATCATCGCTGAAGCGGATTTGAAAAGTGGCTCTTTTGCGAGTGCAAATTTAGCTTTGGATTTAGGTAAAAAGCTTTTTGTGCTGCCTCAAAGAAAAGATGAAAGCAAGGGCACAAATTTTTTACTTTCCCAAAACAAAGCTCGTCTTATTTATGATTTTAATGACTACGCCTCGCACTTTGGCACACTCATACAAAAAGAACAAGATGACGCATTTTTAAGCTTTTGCAAGCAAGGTGTAAGCTTGGAAGAAGCTTTAGCTCGGTTTGGATCAAAAGTCTATGAATACGAGCTTGAAGGCAAGATAGATATACAAGGTGTATTTATAAAGGTGCTTGAATGA
- a CDS encoding 4Fe-4S dicluster domain-containing protein, with protein sequence MSVIAPKDTPVWVNEQRCKACNICVSYCPAGVLAMRDDINAVLGQMIEVVYPQACIGCMECEVHCPDFAIMVAKRDEFKFAKLTPEAKERAEAVKQNKYKKLQG encoded by the coding sequence ATGAGTGTTATTGCTCCTAAAGATACGCCCGTTTGGGTGAATGAACAAAGGTGCAAAGCATGTAATATCTGCGTAAGCTACTGCCCTGCTGGTGTTTTGGCTATGCGTGATGATATTAATGCTGTGCTAGGACAGATGATCGAGGTTGTGTATCCTCAAGCCTGTATAGGTTGTATGGAATGCGAGGTGCATTGTCCGGATTTTGCTATTATGGTGGCGAAAAGAGATGAGTTTAAATTCGCAAAACTTACCCCAGAAGCCAAAGAAAGAGCTGAAGCTGTAAAGCAAAATAAATATAAAAAATTACAAGGCTGA
- the ruvX gene encoding Holliday junction resolvase RuvX encodes MNALVLDWGLKRMGVALCINSQVAIPLQAILRKNRNQAANELKELLKEYQISLLLVGKGSNSDESMQKRIRHFISLLDFKGEVCFIDESFTSKDAAKLSSLSTQKDGKSDSLAALLMAKDYFGLL; translated from the coding sequence ATGAATGCTTTAGTGCTTGATTGGGGTTTAAAACGCATGGGTGTCGCACTTTGTATAAATTCTCAAGTTGCTATCCCTCTTCAAGCTATATTAAGAAAAAATCGCAATCAAGCCGCAAATGAACTTAAAGAACTTTTAAAAGAGTATCAAATTTCACTTTTACTTGTTGGCAAAGGCTCAAATTCTGATGAAAGTATGCAAAAAAGGATAAGACATTTTATCTCTTTACTTGATTTTAAGGGCGAAGTTTGCTTTATAGATGAAAGTTTTACGAGCAAAGACGCTGCAAAGCTTAGCTCCTTAAGCACACAAAAAGATGGCAAGAGTGATTCTTTAGCGGCTTTGCTGATGGCAAAGGATTATTTTGGCTTACTTTGA
- a CDS encoding malate dehydrogenase: protein MKVTIIGAGNVGSSVAYAMILRNVASELILIDRDETLLLARDLELGQSIAALNLNIKLTCTSEYDECVGSDIVIFCAGLARKDGQSRDELLQINADIMLDCAKKVKVFVNDPLFIILTNPVDFLLNTLFEHNIFDSKKIIAMAGTLDNARFKYELAKKFQCNTKDIDTKLLGFHNDDMVLLKSYSLYKGQKISELLDEEEFDDIENEVKTGGAKVIKHLKTSAYLAPAAACIRMVEAIRTGEFLPMSVILHGEFGIENKAFGVLARINLNGVIELLSLELDEEERNKLKKSLQKYNYIKD, encoded by the coding sequence ATGAAAGTAACGATTATTGGAGCTGGCAATGTTGGATCAAGCGTTGCCTATGCGATGATATTAAGAAATGTGGCAAGCGAGCTTATTTTGATTGATAGAGATGAAACCTTGTTACTTGCTAGGGATTTAGAACTTGGACAAAGTATAGCAGCTTTAAATTTAAATATCAAGCTTACTTGCACAAGCGAATATGATGAATGCGTGGGAAGTGATATAGTTATTTTTTGTGCTGGACTTGCACGAAAAGACGGGCAAAGCAGAGATGAGCTTTTGCAAATCAATGCTGATATTATGCTTGATTGTGCAAAAAAGGTAAAAGTCTTTGTAAATGATCCACTTTTTATTATCTTAACTAATCCGGTGGATTTTTTGCTTAATACCCTTTTTGAGCATAATATTTTTGATTCTAAAAAGATCATTGCTATGGCAGGCACACTTGATAATGCGCGCTTTAAATACGAGCTAGCTAAGAAATTTCAGTGCAACACTAAAGACATAGATACAAAGCTTTTGGGTTTTCATAATGATGATATGGTGCTTTTAAAATCCTACTCACTATATAAAGGACAAAAGATCAGCGAGCTTTTAGATGAGGAAGAATTTGATGATATAGAAAATGAAGTAAAAACAGGTGGTGCAAAGGTTATAAAACATCTTAAAACTTCAGCTTATCTTGCCCCAGCAGCAGCTTGCATAAGGATGGTAGAAGCTATTCGAACAGGCGAGTTTTTGCCTATGAGTGTGATTTTGCACGGCGAATTTGGTATAGAAAATAAAGCCTTTGGGGTTTTAGCAAGGATAAATTTAAATGGAGTGATCGAGCTTTTAAGTCTTGAGCTTGATGAAGAAGAAAGAAACAAGCTTAAAAAATCACTTCAAAAGTATAATTATATAAAAGATTAA
- a CDS encoding RsmB/NOP family class I SAM-dependent RNA methyltransferase, with amino-acid sequence MAYFDLKAYLIGLYGQDLSQKILHSFTQNKDIGMFVNSLKCSALNFEKELTKANIAFKQIDENFYKIAFLDKSTLTHLQIFSQGFFYVQNYSSYLCAKNLDPKSDQSVLDLCAAPGGKSINLANFMQNKGELACVEASKERFFTLKNNLVRYGVKAKAFHKDGKIIGRLCPLKFDKILLDAPCSSFAKFGPNLEKSPKELKNIALLQKKLLHSALKALKRGGELVYSTCTFLKEENEEVLENALNSEFEFEFLPLKLDNITSIEAFSTHKKLANNARRIIADDFNDGFFMAKIKKL; translated from the coding sequence TTGGCTTACTTTGACTTAAAAGCCTATCTCATAGGACTTTACGGACAAGACTTAAGCCAAAAGATTTTGCACTCTTTTACACAAAATAAAGACATAGGCATGTTTGTCAATAGTTTAAAATGCAGTGCTTTAAATTTTGAAAAAGAGCTTACAAAAGCAAATATTGCTTTTAAACAAATCGATGAAAATTTTTATAAAATCGCCTTTTTAGATAAAAGCACGCTCACTCATCTTCAAATTTTCTCACAAGGCTTTTTTTATGTGCAAAATTACAGCTCATATTTGTGTGCGAAAAACCTTGATCCAAAAAGCGATCAAAGCGTGCTTGATCTATGTGCAGCGCCGGGTGGAAAGAGTATAAATTTAGCTAATTTTATGCAAAATAAAGGCGAATTAGCCTGTGTTGAGGCAAGCAAAGAACGTTTTTTTACACTTAAAAACAACCTTGTGCGTTATGGGGTAAAGGCAAAAGCCTTTCATAAAGATGGTAAAATCATAGGGCGACTTTGTCCTTTGAAGTTTGATAAAATCTTACTTGATGCTCCATGCTCAAGTTTTGCAAAATTTGGTCCCAACTTAGAAAAAAGCCCAAAAGAACTTAAAAACATAGCCTTGCTTCAAAAAAAGCTCTTGCACTCTGCTTTAAAAGCTCTAAAAAGAGGTGGAGAATTAGTATATAGCACCTGCACTTTCTTAAAAGAAGAAAATGAAGAAGTGCTTGAAAATGCTTTAAATAGTGAGTTTGAATTTGAGTTTTTGCCTTTAAAGCTTGACAATATCACAAGCATTGAGGCTTTTTCAACACATAAAAAGCTTGCAAATAACGCAAGAAGAATCATCGCTGATGATTTTAATGATGGTTTTTTTATGGCTAAAATTAAAAAGTTATGA